From Paenibacillus sp. PL2-23:
GCTGGAGAGGGAAAGGCTGGATTCCTCCATGCGGGCGCTTACGATGGGGGTGTCCATTCTTAATCATTCCATTAAGAATGAAATTCAGAAGATTAATTATTTGACGGAAAAAACACAGGATTATATTGCAGCGGGACAGCTGGAGAGGTCCCAGCAGACGATCGAGCAGGTCCATGCCGTGACGGCGCATCTGCTGAGCATGGTGGGGCGTATCAAGGACAAAGCGGACGATATGGTGCTGAAGGAGGAGGCTGTGTCTGTGGACACGCTGCTGGCCGGCGTTCTGAGGTCTATGGCGCCGATTATGGAGCAGCGCTCCGTTCGGGTGGAGCTGAATATGGAGGAGGGCGGCGAGCTGCTGTGCGATGCCATGCATCTGGCGGAAACCTTGTCCAATCTCATTCATAATGCGGTGGATGCCATGGCGGAGACGGGCGGTGCCCTTCGTATCCGATCGTTCCGGCTCAAGAAGCATTACATCCTGGAAGTGAAGGACAGCGGCAGCGGCATTCCGAAGGAGCACTTGGCGAGAATATTCGAGCCCTTCTATACGACAAAAAAAAATACGGCCAATCATGGCCTGGGCTTGTCGTATTGCCTGTCCGTTATGAGGAAGCATGGAGGCGATCTTCGTATCGAGGAGTCGGAGCTCGGCAAAGGCACCACAATCTGGCTTATGCTGCCCGCCAAGCGTTATGCTGCCCATCGGGGCGTAAGCGTGCACCCGGCGGCGTCCTTGCTTCAGGTCGATATCTCGGAGGCCTGAAGCAGGGCTGCCAATCCAAGCTAATCTCCCTTGAAGGAGGTTAGCTTGTTTTTGATGCTTTTGAGCTGCGACTTGATGGTGTTCGTCGATTTGTGCAGTTTCTCGGAAATTTGCGACTTGCTAAGCCCTTCCTTGCGCAGCTCGAACACCTCTCGTTCCATCGGCGTCAGCTCCATCAGCTGAATTTCGTTGCGCATGATGCGGGCGGCGTCCGCATGAATCGTCGAGCGGTCCTCATAGGCTTCCCGAATCGCTCTGACGATGTCCTTGCAGCTCTGCTTGGTTATATAGTTGAGCGCTCCCAGCTGGAACGACTTCATAATGATTTCCCGCTCCGTCAGCGACGTCAGCATAATGACCTTCACGCCATCGTCGAACAGCCTGGGAACAAGCTCCTTCAGCGCCTCCAGCCCGTCGAGATTGTTGGCGGTTAAATTAATGTCCATCAGGATGACGTCAATGGGATGGCTTGCGGCGGCCAGAACGGCCTCTTCCTTCGTGCCGGCTACGGCAACGACCTCAATATCCGGCTCATCGGCCAGATCGGTGCTCAAGTGCTGCTGCCAGAAGGGATCATCCTCAACCAGCATGACGCGAATGCGATTCATCTGTACCCCTCCATTCCAACACAACATGCAAGCTAGGCATAGTATAGCAAATTCATCCTGCCGTCAGGTAGGGTGAATTTTTTTCACCTAGAAGAGGCTGTGGTCATCAGGCTATGGAGGTTTGAACACGAACTAGAAAAAAACGTTTCATACTGTAAATGATCAATGCCATTAACTTTTGTTAATTGTGGGACGCGCCCCGACTTGGTATTCTTCTGTTGCGCTAGAAGAACGAAGGAGGTATCGAATAACATGTTAACGATGCAAAAAATAAGCAGGCTGCTCGTTGTCGCCCTGGTGCTGCAGCTGCTGCTGCCGGCGACGATGCGTGCGGAGATTGAGGTGGCTCCCGCAGAGGATCATCCCTATTCGTTCGACGTCATGGACAATGAATACGGAGAGGGGCATTATTTGCGCGTAGCCTCCTATCGGGAGG
This genomic window contains:
- a CDS encoding HAMP domain-containing sensor histidine kinase, producing MGVLYVVMCLSLWTMGIVFLVYGVRRNFWIAMTLLTGGMASFVFWIHLTIMPRILSMDILSPFWSGWLYDITVAAMTIYFYAFPFAAAMGGLWLGALRSRKARLLATAAMALPSAGLFFLHLQQGAWNSFTVSDFRWWSGICFLFGAVMYAVSVMREADSYEKRSKRRVAVLFTIGTLWAFVSDFIGFRELTLREWSFELESNGTWQLNVIVIMALVSAIIYSTAKYGFLGVKLRLERERLDSSMRALTMGVSILNHSIKNEIQKINYLTEKTQDYIAAGQLERSQQTIEQVHAVTAHLLSMVGRIKDKADDMVLKEEAVSVDTLLAGVLRSMAPIMEQRSVRVELNMEEGGELLCDAMHLAETLSNLIHNAVDAMAETGGALRIRSFRLKKHYILEVKDSGSGIPKEHLARIFEPFYTTKKNTANHGLGLSYCLSVMRKHGGDLRIEESELGKGTTIWLMLPAKRYAAHRGVSVHPAASLLQVDISEA
- a CDS encoding response regulator transcription factor translates to MNRIRVMLVEDDPFWQQHLSTDLADEPDIEVVAVAGTKEEAVLAAASHPIDVILMDINLTANNLDGLEALKELVPRLFDDGVKVIMLTSLTEREIIMKSFQLGALNYITKQSCKDIVRAIREAYEDRSTIHADAARIMRNEIQLMELTPMEREVFELRKEGLSKSQISEKLHKSTNTIKSQLKSIKNKLTSFKGD